One window of Amaranthus tricolor cultivar Red isolate AtriRed21 chromosome 11, ASM2621246v1, whole genome shotgun sequence genomic DNA carries:
- the LOC130826489 gene encoding uncharacterized protein LOC130826489, producing the protein MTRSTNKQPLLFDPEVEATGRRTHASAKKRRAEARKQAKQASQSLDMAAQAAPERTLRQSTQPKASNVIAGIRMPTTNAGNFDIKSHVMNMITGNQFYGLDNEEPVDHLQKFLQACSLQKITGMTDDELSLYLFRFSFAGKAQRWYNSLPNTITNWAQLSDAFLVKYYPGYKTHDYRVKLYSFSQDAGETFHDAWERFKDYQYMCPHHGIEKEFLMQSFYNGLDNETKRMVDGAAGGSFMNKQTSEAISLLDTLAENQWNSSSRRAVQAPRKGKHEVETYSLLSSQISALNAKIDGMRMSANTSMPVNAMATSSQGGVACDYCGVHGHSIMECSVNPNGAMGVPEQQHFPPQAPQQQYGQHRQYQPNQGPPGFQRPPQGHQQQQLQNQQPQSELGELKTMMAQMAKQLEQLGTHNKMLETQVAHLAASSSSRQAGALPGQPTQPHGKETANAITTRSGLSYDEPPMPHNGESNSKDAGISEAITDEASSEAVHKKEKAKEEAL; encoded by the exons ATGACCAGGAGTACCAACAAGCAAcctttgctttttgatcctgaaGTTGAGGCAACTGGTCGTAGAACACACGCAAGTGCAAAGAAAAGGAGGGCGGAGGCTCGCAAACAAGCTAAACAGGCCTCTCAATCTCTTGACATGGCGGCTCAGGCAGCTCCCGAGAGAACTCTTAGGCAGTCTACACAACCCAAGGCTAGCAATGTTATCGCGGGGATTAGGATGCCGACTACTAATGCTGGAAACTTTGACATCAAATCCCATGTTATGAATATGATCACGGGAAATCAGTTCTATGGTCTTGACAATGAAGAACCCGTTGATCATCTGCAAAAATTCCTTCAAGCATGTTCTTTACAAAAGATTACTGGGATGACTGACGACGAGCTCTCCTTGTATCTCTTTCGTTTCTCTTTCGCAGGCAAAGCTCAACGTTGGTATAACTCTCTTCCCAACACCATTACTAATTGGGCACAATTGTCTGATGCTTTCCTAGTGAAGTATTATCCCGGTTATAAGACTCATGACTACAGAGTTAAGCTCTATAGTTTCTCACAAGATGCGGGGGAGACTTTTCATGATGCGTGGGAGAGATTCAAAGATTACCAATATATGTGCCCTCATCATGGTATTGAGAAGGAATTTCTTATGCAATCTTTTTATAATGGTCTTGATAATGAGACTAAGAGGATGGTAGATGGTGCAGCTGGCGGCtctttcatgaacaaacaaacttCTGAGGCTATTTCACTCTTGGATACTCTTGCTGAAAATCAATGGAATAGCTCTTCTAGGCGCGCAGTTCAAGCACCAAGGAAGGGGAAGCATGAAGTTGAAACTTATTCCCTTCTATCATCACAAATCTCAGCTTTGAATGCGAAAATTGATGGGATGCGCATGAGTGCTAATACATCTATGCCAGTCAATGCTATGGCTACCTCTAGCCAAGGTGGAGTTGCTTGTGATTATTGCGGTGTGCATGGTCATTCTATAATGGAGTGTTCTGTTAATCCCAATGGAGCTATGGGAGTTCCAGAGCAA CAACACTTTCCACCACAAGCACCACAACAGCAATATGGGCAACATCGGCAATATCAGCCCAATCAAGGACCACCCGGTTTCCAAAGGCCTCCTCAAGGCCATCAACAACAGCAACTTCAGAACCAACAACCCCAATCCGAATTGGGAGAGTTGAAAACCATGATGGCTCAAATGGCCAAACAGCTTGAGCAACTCGGTACTCACAATAAAATGCTTGAAACTCAAGTCGCTCATTTAGCTGCATCTAGCTCCTCTAGACAAGCAGGAGCATTGCCCGGCCAACCTACTCAACCACATGGCAAGGAGACCGCCAATGCAATCACTACAAGGAGTGGGTTGAGCTATGATGAGCCACCCATGCCTCACAATGGAGAGTCAAATTCGAAAGATGCGGGCATTTCTGAAGCGATTACTGATGAAGCATCTTCTGAGGCAGTGCACAAGAAGGAGAAAGCGAAAGAAGAGGCATTGTAA
- the LOC130826490 gene encoding uncharacterized protein LOC130826490, with translation VPPITLPFPNRQVKSKLDKQFAKFLEVVKNLQVTVPFTELITQVPTYAKFMKDILTRKRAFSEVDTVAFTEQCSALLQNKSPPKLKDPGSFSIPCHIGKLFIDKALCDLGASVSVMPFSVCSKLKMGDLKVTNITLQMADRSVKYPLGILEDVPVRVGKFYIPVDFVVLDMEEDQQIPIILGRPFLHTAGAVIDVKNGRLTLSVGDDNVTFNLSNAFKGPMLEEKCYVIDVVDVICHDNLPLTLMKDPLEAVLCLESSTGDASIWKTEINAIEQALCNEELSHSKSKRVQRLVRPICKVEMLKRMMTMMMSSRIMTLTPWVSGLLPPSQTLWTMLDLAWGGSLDCCFSLLSCIYSTAFSVVVLVGVGCFSPLAGSFASRALDNVMNFCASACIMKLIGLLHGLYHSLGVGVYM, from the exons GTGCCTCCCATCACACTTCCTTTTCCCAACCGCCAAGTGAAGAGCAAGCTTGACAAGCAGTTTGCTAAGTTCTTGGAGGTGGTTAAGAATTTGCAGGTAACAGTTCCTTTTACTGAATTAATCACACAAGTGCCTACTTATGCTAAATTCATGAAGGACATATTGACTAGGAAAAGAGCTTTTAGTGAGGTGGATACAGTTGCTTTTACTGAACAATGTAGTGCTTTGCTACAAAATAAATCCCCTCCAAAATTGAAAGATCCTGGTAGTTTCTCCATCCCTTGTCACATTGGAAAACTGTTTATTGATAAAGCTTTATGTGATTTAGGAGCTAGTGTTAGTGTGATGCCCTTTTCTGTCTGTTCTAAACTGAAAATGGGTGATCTAAAAGTTACTAATATTACTCTACAAATGGCTGACCGTTCTGTTAAATATCCTTTGGGTATTTTGGAGGATGTCCCTGTTAGGGTAGGTAAGTTTTATATCcctgttgattttgttgttcttgatatgGAGGAAGATCAACAAATTCCTATTATTTTAGGAAGACCTTTCCTTCATACGGCAGGAGCAGTAATTGATGTGAAAAATGGTAGACTTACACTTTCTGTGGGGGATGATAATGTAACTTTCAATTTGAGCAATGCTTTCAAAGGTCCCATGCTTGAGGAAAAATGCTATGTTATTGATGTAGTTGATGTGATTTGTCATGATAACTTGCCCCTAACTCTTATGAAAGATCCTTTGGAGGCCGTTCTTTGTCTTGAATCTTCTACAGGTGATGCTAGCATTTGGAAGACTGAAATTAATGCTATTGAACAAGCTCTTTGTAATGAAGAGCTTAGTCATAGCAAGAGCAAGAGAGTGCAGAGGTTAGTTCGGCCTATATGCAAAGTTGAGATGCTTAAaaggatgatgacgatgatgatgagcaGCAGGATAATGACTTTGACCCCATGGGTTAGTGGGCTCTTGCCCCCCTCTCAAACCCTGTGGACAATGCTTGATTTGGCTTGGGGAGGGAGTCTTGATTGTTGCTTTAGCTTACTCTCTTGTATATATTCCACCGCTTTTAGTGTAGTTGTTTTGGTTGGAGTTGGTTGTTTCTCTCCTCTTGCAGGTTCTTTTGCAAGTCGCGCTTTGGATAACGTGATGAATTTTTGTGCTTCAGCTTGCATTATGAAGTTAATTG gATTGTTGCATGGTTTGTACCACTCATTAGGAGTGGGAGTTTACATGTga